A part of Capsicum annuum cultivar UCD-10X-F1 chromosome 6, UCD10Xv1.1, whole genome shotgun sequence genomic DNA contains:
- the LOC124885189 gene encoding subtilisin-like protease SBT3.9 isoform X2, protein MNNSTSSLVILFFLLIFTCLCEIIAKTDNANTKLYAVYLGHKPHNDHELITDSHHDLLGQVVGSKEEAKKLMVYSYRHGFSGFAAKLTDSQVKEIGELPGVVRIIPNSLYKTHTSRSWNFLGLSKQDSNSLMNKTNQGDGIIIGILDTGIGWGNNSEVFNDKGLGPIPSRWKGSCKEEDNFSASKYCNRKIIGARWYMKGMMEANDLNQTMAERLHKLSALDDNGHGTHVAYTAAGSYVNNVKYYDLNMGTTHGGAPLARLAIYKVGWKSKGTSISNIDVLAAIDDAIKDGVDILSASLGGSINVADIDQSNVLGMGSFHAVSHGIPFIAASGNSGPDSSTVDNNSPWLISVASSNSDRDIVTPLTLGNNKTILAAGLTKGMQQAFAPLVTFINITKGEEIESIADGLKGKVLMLSCGNNKIDPVASLMALKNTGVLAYICAMPPVDQIIDYAQLVHIPIPFFTIDFEQANQIFDYILQCTTNNQDPIIKYGRTEILEGTNTYIKVPSFSSRGPNTFAPEILKPDIAAPGVNILAAVPPHLLKGYNGFNIMSGTSMSAPHVSGIVALLKAAHPNWSPAAIKSALVTTAWNEDTYATEIFSEGNGAKLADPFDFGGGICNPNGAADPGLIYDMDRNDYLNYFCSMGYSNDRIYNATTYHSDAKKSSSSAGIVCPKEVPSRLDMNLPSISIQNLKDSVTIKRTVTNVGNANSLYKLVVKPPRNTAIKVTPDVLKFNAKTTKISFEVKITSTNQRRSKFTFGSLAWSDGKHFVRIPIAVRKQ, encoded by the exons atgaataattcaACTTCTTctcttgttattttatttttcttgttaatcTTTACTTGTTTATGTGAAATAATTGCAAAAACAgacaatgccaatactaag CTTTACGCCGTCTACTTAGGACACAAACCCCACAATGATCATGAACTTATCACTGATTCACATCATGATCTTTTAGGTCAAGTGGTTGGGAG CAAGGAAGAAGCTAAAAAACTGATGGTGTATAGTTATAGACATGGTTTCTCTGGATTTGCTGCTAAGCTCACCGATTCTCAAGTCAAAGAAATTGGAG AATTACCTGGTGTGGTTCGAATTATACCAAATAGTCTTTACAAGACTCATACGTCGAGGAGTTGGAATTTCTTGGGTCTTTCTAAACAAGACTCCAACAGTCTTATGAACAAAACAAATCAGGGTGATGGAATAATTATTGGCATATTAGATACAG GTATTGGATGGGGAAATAATTCAGAAGTTTTCAACGATAAAGGCCTAGGTCCAATTCCATCTCGATGGAAAGGTAGctgcaaagaagaagacaattTTAGTGCGAGTAAATATTGCAACCGAAAAATAATTGGAGCTCGTTGGTACATGAAAGGAATGATGGAAGCCAACGACCTAAATCAGACAATGGCTGAAAGATTACATAAATTATCAGCATTAGATGATAATGGGCATGGTACTCATGTTGCTTATACTGCTGCTGGTTCTTATGTTAACAATGTGAAATATTATGATCTTAATATGGGAACAACACATGGAGGAGCACCACTTGCACGGTTAGCTATTTATAAG GTGGGTTGGAAATCAAAAGGAACATCGATTAGTAATATCGATGTTCTTGCTGCCATTGATGATGCTATAAAAGATGGGGTTGACATATTATCAGCATCTCTTGGTGGCTCTATTAACGTTGCAGACATTGATCAGAGCAATGTTTTAGGGATGGGATCTTTTCATGCAGTATCCCATGGCATTCCTTTTATTGCGGCCTCAGGAAATAGCGGACCTGACTCTTCCACAGTCGATAATAATTCTCCATGGCTCATCAGTGTTGCTAGTAGTAATTCCGATAGAGATATTGTTACTCCTTTAACACTAGGCAACAACAAGACAATACTA GCTGCAGGACTTACTAAAGGGATGCAGCAAGCCTTTGCTCCTCTGGTCACTTTTATAAATATAACTAA AGGTGAAGAAATTGAGTCTATTGCCGATGGACTAAAAGGAAAAGTTCTAATGCTTTCCTGTGGAAACAACAAAATAGATCCAGTGGCTTCTTTGATGGCTCTAAAGAACACAGGAGTTTTGGCTTATATTTGTGCTATGCCCCCTGTTGATCAAATCATTGACTACGCTCAACTTGTTCATATCCCTATACCTTTTTTCACCATTGATTTCGAGCAAGCAAATCAAATTTTTGATTATATTCTACAATGTACAACCAA CAATCAAGATCCTATAATTAAATATGGACGGACTGAAATTCTTGAGGGAACCAATACATACATAAAGGTGCCTTCATTCTCCTCAAGAGGCCCTAATACCTTTGCCCCAGAAATTTTAAAG CCCGATATTGCAGCTCCTGGTGTAAATATACTCGCTGCAGTTCCACCTCACCTTCTTAAAGGATACAATGGATTCAACATCATGTCAGGAACATCCATGTCAGCCCCTCATGTCTCAGGAATTGTTGCACTCCTCAAAGCTGCACATCCTAATTGGTCTCCAGCAGCTATCAAGTCTGCACTTGTGACAACAG CATGGAACGAGGACACATATGCAACTGAAATTTTTTCAGAAGGAAATGGAGCAAAACTTGCTGATCCATTTGACTTTGGAGGTGGCATATGTAATCCAAATGGAGCAGCAGATCCTGGTTTAATCTATGATATGGATAGAAAtgattatttgaattatttttgcaGCATGGGTTATAGTAATGATAGGATTTACAATGCAACTACGTATCATTCCGACGCGAAAAAATCATCTTCTTCAGCAGGCATTGTGTGTCCCAAAGAAGTACCTTCAAGGTTGGATATGAATCTCCCTTCAATATCTAttcaaaatctcaaggattcAGTTACAATCAAGAGAACTGTCACCAATGTTGGAAATGCTAACTCTTTATACAAATTAGTGGTTAAACCTCCAAGAAATACTGCTATTAAAGTAACTCCAGATGTGTTGAAGTTTAATGCCAAGACAACCAAGATTTCCTTTGAGGTAAAGATCACATCTACTAACCAAAGAAGAAGTAAATTTACCTTTGGAAGTTTGGCATGGAGTGATGGCAAACATTTTGTTAGAATTCCTATTGCTGTGAGAAAGCAATAA
- the LOC124885189 gene encoding subtilisin-like protease SBT3.9 isoform X1, translating into MNNSTSSLVILFFLLIFTCLCEIIAKTDNANTKLYAVYLGHKPHNDHELITDSHHDLLGQVVGSKEEAKKLMVYSYRHGFSGFAAKLTDSQVKEIGGRNFIKKLPGVVRIIPNSLYKTHTSRSWNFLGLSKQDSNSLMNKTNQGDGIIIGILDTGIGWGNNSEVFNDKGLGPIPSRWKGSCKEEDNFSASKYCNRKIIGARWYMKGMMEANDLNQTMAERLHKLSALDDNGHGTHVAYTAAGSYVNNVKYYDLNMGTTHGGAPLARLAIYKVGWKSKGTSISNIDVLAAIDDAIKDGVDILSASLGGSINVADIDQSNVLGMGSFHAVSHGIPFIAASGNSGPDSSTVDNNSPWLISVASSNSDRDIVTPLTLGNNKTILAAGLTKGMQQAFAPLVTFINITKGEEIESIADGLKGKVLMLSCGNNKIDPVASLMALKNTGVLAYICAMPPVDQIIDYAQLVHIPIPFFTIDFEQANQIFDYILQCTTNNQDPIIKYGRTEILEGTNTYIKVPSFSSRGPNTFAPEILKPDIAAPGVNILAAVPPHLLKGYNGFNIMSGTSMSAPHVSGIVALLKAAHPNWSPAAIKSALVTTAWNEDTYATEIFSEGNGAKLADPFDFGGGICNPNGAADPGLIYDMDRNDYLNYFCSMGYSNDRIYNATTYHSDAKKSSSSAGIVCPKEVPSRLDMNLPSISIQNLKDSVTIKRTVTNVGNANSLYKLVVKPPRNTAIKVTPDVLKFNAKTTKISFEVKITSTNQRRSKFTFGSLAWSDGKHFVRIPIAVRKQ; encoded by the exons atgaataattcaACTTCTTctcttgttattttatttttcttgttaatcTTTACTTGTTTATGTGAAATAATTGCAAAAACAgacaatgccaatactaag CTTTACGCCGTCTACTTAGGACACAAACCCCACAATGATCATGAACTTATCACTGATTCACATCATGATCTTTTAGGTCAAGTGGTTGGGAG CAAGGAAGAAGCTAAAAAACTGATGGTGTATAGTTATAGACATGGTTTCTCTGGATTTGCTGCTAAGCTCACCGATTCTCAAGTCAAAGAAATTGGAGgtagaaattttataaaaa AATTACCTGGTGTGGTTCGAATTATACCAAATAGTCTTTACAAGACTCATACGTCGAGGAGTTGGAATTTCTTGGGTCTTTCTAAACAAGACTCCAACAGTCTTATGAACAAAACAAATCAGGGTGATGGAATAATTATTGGCATATTAGATACAG GTATTGGATGGGGAAATAATTCAGAAGTTTTCAACGATAAAGGCCTAGGTCCAATTCCATCTCGATGGAAAGGTAGctgcaaagaagaagacaattTTAGTGCGAGTAAATATTGCAACCGAAAAATAATTGGAGCTCGTTGGTACATGAAAGGAATGATGGAAGCCAACGACCTAAATCAGACAATGGCTGAAAGATTACATAAATTATCAGCATTAGATGATAATGGGCATGGTACTCATGTTGCTTATACTGCTGCTGGTTCTTATGTTAACAATGTGAAATATTATGATCTTAATATGGGAACAACACATGGAGGAGCACCACTTGCACGGTTAGCTATTTATAAG GTGGGTTGGAAATCAAAAGGAACATCGATTAGTAATATCGATGTTCTTGCTGCCATTGATGATGCTATAAAAGATGGGGTTGACATATTATCAGCATCTCTTGGTGGCTCTATTAACGTTGCAGACATTGATCAGAGCAATGTTTTAGGGATGGGATCTTTTCATGCAGTATCCCATGGCATTCCTTTTATTGCGGCCTCAGGAAATAGCGGACCTGACTCTTCCACAGTCGATAATAATTCTCCATGGCTCATCAGTGTTGCTAGTAGTAATTCCGATAGAGATATTGTTACTCCTTTAACACTAGGCAACAACAAGACAATACTA GCTGCAGGACTTACTAAAGGGATGCAGCAAGCCTTTGCTCCTCTGGTCACTTTTATAAATATAACTAA AGGTGAAGAAATTGAGTCTATTGCCGATGGACTAAAAGGAAAAGTTCTAATGCTTTCCTGTGGAAACAACAAAATAGATCCAGTGGCTTCTTTGATGGCTCTAAAGAACACAGGAGTTTTGGCTTATATTTGTGCTATGCCCCCTGTTGATCAAATCATTGACTACGCTCAACTTGTTCATATCCCTATACCTTTTTTCACCATTGATTTCGAGCAAGCAAATCAAATTTTTGATTATATTCTACAATGTACAACCAA CAATCAAGATCCTATAATTAAATATGGACGGACTGAAATTCTTGAGGGAACCAATACATACATAAAGGTGCCTTCATTCTCCTCAAGAGGCCCTAATACCTTTGCCCCAGAAATTTTAAAG CCCGATATTGCAGCTCCTGGTGTAAATATACTCGCTGCAGTTCCACCTCACCTTCTTAAAGGATACAATGGATTCAACATCATGTCAGGAACATCCATGTCAGCCCCTCATGTCTCAGGAATTGTTGCACTCCTCAAAGCTGCACATCCTAATTGGTCTCCAGCAGCTATCAAGTCTGCACTTGTGACAACAG CATGGAACGAGGACACATATGCAACTGAAATTTTTTCAGAAGGAAATGGAGCAAAACTTGCTGATCCATTTGACTTTGGAGGTGGCATATGTAATCCAAATGGAGCAGCAGATCCTGGTTTAATCTATGATATGGATAGAAAtgattatttgaattatttttgcaGCATGGGTTATAGTAATGATAGGATTTACAATGCAACTACGTATCATTCCGACGCGAAAAAATCATCTTCTTCAGCAGGCATTGTGTGTCCCAAAGAAGTACCTTCAAGGTTGGATATGAATCTCCCTTCAATATCTAttcaaaatctcaaggattcAGTTACAATCAAGAGAACTGTCACCAATGTTGGAAATGCTAACTCTTTATACAAATTAGTGGTTAAACCTCCAAGAAATACTGCTATTAAAGTAACTCCAGATGTGTTGAAGTTTAATGCCAAGACAACCAAGATTTCCTTTGAGGTAAAGATCACATCTACTAACCAAAGAAGAAGTAAATTTACCTTTGGAAGTTTGGCATGGAGTGATGGCAAACATTTTGTTAGAATTCCTATTGCTGTGAGAAAGCAATAA
- the LOC124885189 gene encoding subtilisin-like protease SBT3.6 isoform X3 has protein sequence MNNSTSSLVILFFLLIFTCLCEIIAKTDNANTKLYAVYLGHKPHNDHELITDSHHDLLGQVVGSKEEAKKLMVYSYRHGFSGFAAKLTDSQVKEIGGRNFIKKLPGVVRIIPNSLYKTHTSRSWNFLGLSKQDSNSLMNKTNQGDGIIIGILDTGIGWGNNSEVFNDKGLGPIPSRWKGSCKEEDNFSASKYCNRKIIGARWYMKGMMEANDLNQTMAERLHKLSALDDNGHGTHVAYTAAGSYVNNVKYYDLNMGTTHGGAPLARLAIYKVGWKSKGTSISNIDVLAAIDDAIKDGVDILSASLGGSINVADIDQSNVLGMGSFHAVSHGIPFIAASGNSGPDSSTVDNNSPWLISVASSNSDRDIVTPLTLGNNKTILAAGLTKGMQQAFAPLVTFINITNNQDPIIKYGRTEILEGTNTYIKVPSFSSRGPNTFAPEILKPDIAAPGVNILAAVPPHLLKGYNGFNIMSGTSMSAPHVSGIVALLKAAHPNWSPAAIKSALVTTAWNEDTYATEIFSEGNGAKLADPFDFGGGICNPNGAADPGLIYDMDRNDYLNYFCSMGYSNDRIYNATTYHSDAKKSSSSAGIVCPKEVPSRLDMNLPSISIQNLKDSVTIKRTVTNVGNANSLYKLVVKPPRNTAIKVTPDVLKFNAKTTKISFEVKITSTNQRRSKFTFGSLAWSDGKHFVRIPIAVRKQ, from the exons atgaataattcaACTTCTTctcttgttattttatttttcttgttaatcTTTACTTGTTTATGTGAAATAATTGCAAAAACAgacaatgccaatactaag CTTTACGCCGTCTACTTAGGACACAAACCCCACAATGATCATGAACTTATCACTGATTCACATCATGATCTTTTAGGTCAAGTGGTTGGGAG CAAGGAAGAAGCTAAAAAACTGATGGTGTATAGTTATAGACATGGTTTCTCTGGATTTGCTGCTAAGCTCACCGATTCTCAAGTCAAAGAAATTGGAGgtagaaattttataaaaa AATTACCTGGTGTGGTTCGAATTATACCAAATAGTCTTTACAAGACTCATACGTCGAGGAGTTGGAATTTCTTGGGTCTTTCTAAACAAGACTCCAACAGTCTTATGAACAAAACAAATCAGGGTGATGGAATAATTATTGGCATATTAGATACAG GTATTGGATGGGGAAATAATTCAGAAGTTTTCAACGATAAAGGCCTAGGTCCAATTCCATCTCGATGGAAAGGTAGctgcaaagaagaagacaattTTAGTGCGAGTAAATATTGCAACCGAAAAATAATTGGAGCTCGTTGGTACATGAAAGGAATGATGGAAGCCAACGACCTAAATCAGACAATGGCTGAAAGATTACATAAATTATCAGCATTAGATGATAATGGGCATGGTACTCATGTTGCTTATACTGCTGCTGGTTCTTATGTTAACAATGTGAAATATTATGATCTTAATATGGGAACAACACATGGAGGAGCACCACTTGCACGGTTAGCTATTTATAAG GTGGGTTGGAAATCAAAAGGAACATCGATTAGTAATATCGATGTTCTTGCTGCCATTGATGATGCTATAAAAGATGGGGTTGACATATTATCAGCATCTCTTGGTGGCTCTATTAACGTTGCAGACATTGATCAGAGCAATGTTTTAGGGATGGGATCTTTTCATGCAGTATCCCATGGCATTCCTTTTATTGCGGCCTCAGGAAATAGCGGACCTGACTCTTCCACAGTCGATAATAATTCTCCATGGCTCATCAGTGTTGCTAGTAGTAATTCCGATAGAGATATTGTTACTCCTTTAACACTAGGCAACAACAAGACAATACTA GCTGCAGGACTTACTAAAGGGATGCAGCAAGCCTTTGCTCCTCTGGTCACTTTTATAAATATAACTAA CAATCAAGATCCTATAATTAAATATGGACGGACTGAAATTCTTGAGGGAACCAATACATACATAAAGGTGCCTTCATTCTCCTCAAGAGGCCCTAATACCTTTGCCCCAGAAATTTTAAAG CCCGATATTGCAGCTCCTGGTGTAAATATACTCGCTGCAGTTCCACCTCACCTTCTTAAAGGATACAATGGATTCAACATCATGTCAGGAACATCCATGTCAGCCCCTCATGTCTCAGGAATTGTTGCACTCCTCAAAGCTGCACATCCTAATTGGTCTCCAGCAGCTATCAAGTCTGCACTTGTGACAACAG CATGGAACGAGGACACATATGCAACTGAAATTTTTTCAGAAGGAAATGGAGCAAAACTTGCTGATCCATTTGACTTTGGAGGTGGCATATGTAATCCAAATGGAGCAGCAGATCCTGGTTTAATCTATGATATGGATAGAAAtgattatttgaattatttttgcaGCATGGGTTATAGTAATGATAGGATTTACAATGCAACTACGTATCATTCCGACGCGAAAAAATCATCTTCTTCAGCAGGCATTGTGTGTCCCAAAGAAGTACCTTCAAGGTTGGATATGAATCTCCCTTCAATATCTAttcaaaatctcaaggattcAGTTACAATCAAGAGAACTGTCACCAATGTTGGAAATGCTAACTCTTTATACAAATTAGTGGTTAAACCTCCAAGAAATACTGCTATTAAAGTAACTCCAGATGTGTTGAAGTTTAATGCCAAGACAACCAAGATTTCCTTTGAGGTAAAGATCACATCTACTAACCAAAGAAGAAGTAAATTTACCTTTGGAAGTTTGGCATGGAGTGATGGCAAACATTTTGTTAGAATTCCTATTGCTGTGAGAAAGCAATAA